A stretch of DNA from Candidatus Neomarinimicrobiota bacterium:
AAGGATGGCAGTTCCTGAGCCAAAAGCTAGATCGCTGGCAATTCCCAGGGTAACCCCCCGGGCATTCATAGAAACTGTGACCTGACTCGAAAGCTCCTGCTCCACCACTAATTTTTTTACTTCTTTATTAATCTGACTTAAGGAAACCTTTTTGGACTTCTTTGCGGATCCTTTGTCCTTTTTAGTTGAATCACCAAATTGCTCCAGCTTGACGGGATCCAAAGTGGACATTGCAAAAAGGAGCACGAAAAAAGTCATGAGCAGGGTCATCATGTCAGCATAGGTGGTAAGCCAGCCGCCTTCGTCCTGTTGTTGCTTCTTTTTTGGTTCAATTGCCATTTAGTCCTCGTAAACCCTGTCACGTGGTGCAAGATATGAGTTCAAGAATTCTCTCACCAGGATGGGATGCTTTTTGACCTTGAGCATTACAACCCCATCAATAATCATATTCTGAGTAATATTTCGCTTATCTATGCGAGAGCGCAGTTTTGCTGCGACGGGTAAAAAGAACAGGTTGGCAAAGAGAGCGCCATAAAAGGTGGTAATCAGGGCAACACCCATAGATTGTCCCAATTTTGCTGCAGGATCGTCATTTCCACCACTTCCATCAGATGGAGCACCCATGGCAAAAAGCATGGCCACCAGACCTACCAGGGTTCCAACCATACCAAAGGCTGGTGAGAATACCCCCATGGTCTTAAACACATTGGCTTCAGCATCTTCACGAAGTTCCCGATTGACCACCCGTGTCTCCATGATATTGCGGATATCTTCTTCAGGGAGACCATCAACAATCATCTGTACACCGTCTTTCATAAACCAGTCTTTTATACCATCCGTGGCTTTTTCAAGATCAGCTGTACCTTTTCTGGCAACGGCAGCCAATTCAACTAATTCACGAAGTGTGTCACTATCATTGTGATTGTCACCTTTAAAAACGGCCCAGAGATTGGTATACAGCGAGAGTACTTCTTTAACAGGGAAGGCCATGGCTGTGGCGGCAATAGTACCACCCAATACAATCATGAGAGACTGGACGTCCACAAAGGTCATCACACCGTTTGGGAGAACTTGAGATACTTCAAATACGGCGTATCCAATCAAGCCTGAACCGAATAATAACCCAATAATGGTTGCAAAATCCATATGCTAATCCTTTTCCTGTTAATCCCTTGCGGAAACGGCTGAACGCAACCGATTCTCGTTTAAAGCACGCAGGATATTACGTACTTCGTCATATCCGGGGTCGATCTGAAGCGCAATGTTCCAATTGATGGTTGCTCTATCGATCTGATTTAGCTTGTAATAGATTGACCCCCGTCTGGCATAGGCTAAAGCCAGGTTTGGATTGTACTCCAAAGCTTCATTTATCTCAATCAGAGCATCATCATATTCCTCGTTATAGAAGAGACGCAACGAGCGAGAGAGGTGTTTCAAAGCCTGGTTGATCTGGGCATCGGAAACATGGCGTGCCAACTGGAGAGAGGCCACCGAATCTTCCAAGACCTGATTTCTTTGTTCTAGATGTTCTACCATACGGTTGAGTTGTTCAATTTCAGCGCTAGACATTCTCAGGGAGTCCCTAAGAACCAGCAATTGACGTTCCTGGGCCTTGTGCCAACTGGAGTCAATTACCGTCCGCATGGGCAAGCCGTCTTCAGTGACAACGCCTGAAACCTTGATACCACCACGTTGTTTACTGGCAGCCGATTTGACACGGGGTAGAAAATAATCAAGTCCGATTCCTATACCGGGTGGGTTCTCACGATCCTCACCCAGATAGGGTAAATTTTGCATGTTGGAGAAACCCAGATTGATATGGTATTCATGGGTCAATGGTATCTTCACACCAGCGTTGATACCCACACCATCAAATTCAATAATGAAATCTAGACCACCACGATCAGCCATAATATTGGTGTTCAATAATAGCCCCAGAAAGAAGCCAATACTGTTAGCTTTTGGGGTCTTAATGGTATCACCGGTAGCGCTAGTGGTCGTATCAATGTCAAATTTTCCAAAATTGGAGCCATAACGACCAGAGCCAATACCCAGATAAGTTTTGAGATTGTACTCGGAAAAACTGTTCTCACGACTGAGCAGCATATAGTAGGAGAGATTGCGAACACGTTCTTCAATACCAGAAGTGTCTGCTGAAGTATTGCTAACGCTAATATCATTTACGCCAATCCCAACAGCGGTTTCACCATACGTCAGTAGTCGGTTTTGGATATGCAGGGCGATATCATTTTCGTTGGCACTGGATCCAGACTGGATAGCAGAGAGCCCCAGACGGAAATCACGGGTAATATCAGTTTCCAGGAAGAACCCCTTGTTCCAGAACTCGGTTTCAAAGGCGCCGCGGGTCGACTGAGCAGCAACCCCAAGACGTAATAAATAGGACTCGTTATACAGGCTGGATGTTGGAATATGCATCATGGGTCCCGGCCGGGAGTAATTCAAGCTTGTCTGCGCATAAACAGCCATGCCCGAAGTAAGAATAACTAAAATCAATATATGCTTTAATGTTTTCATATGATGATCTCCAGGATCAGCCTCTCATCTCGTATCATTCCTGCACAAATCGTCTGGCCAGGGTCAAATATTCACTTCCTGGATGACGGGAAACCAGCTCTTGAAATGCCAGCTTGGCTTCCGGTAGACGATTCTTGTTTTTAAATGCCAGACCGATCATAACGAGAGCATCATCCAGCTTGTCAGAATTCTCGAAGCGTTGCACTTGTTCAAGCGCGCTAATCGCTTCATCATAAAGTCCTTTTTCAAAATAACAGCGACCAACCCAATACTGAGCATTGGCGCGCATGGTCACATCAACACCACTTCTAACGATGTTGTTAAAATCTTCAATGGCCTGGTAGTAAAGTTCCTGGTGGTACTTTGTGAGTCCACTTCTGTATGCGGCCTGTTCTTCACGCTCACTCATTCTTGGACCAGAATATGTCTGGATGGCAGGCGCAGTTGTTACATTGGCATGCTTCCAGGGCGTGTGCAATTCAGCAAAGACACTATCTGAGGATTGGCTTTCGCCAGGTGTAAAATCTGGGGTTTTTCGGGCATTTTCCTGTTGACCAACCAAGCTGGTGATTCGAGTGCTTAATAAGGCACGATCAGTTTCTCCAGCAGCTCTAATCTGAGCAATCTCAGTTTGCAAACTGTCAATTACCTGGGTCTGGTATCTCAAACGGACTTCAGTCTCAGCTAATTTATGCTGATATCGATTTAACTCTTCTTCCAGTTCCATCTGCTGCCCCAACAATTCAGGGGAATCAAGGGTATCGGGATTCAGGTCAGGATCAAGTTTGGTAGTATCTTCTATTCTTATGCCAATATCATAGAGTAGACTTCCAGGATTGGTTTGACCAAAAGCAGTCAATCCAAAGAGCAGGATAGTCAGGATGATATATGTTGGCTGCATTTTCATAGTTCTAGTTCTAGCGATTTCCCTTTAGGAAGTCTCGGGCCTGATTTGCCAGTTCACTATCAGGATATTCAGAGAGAAAATGCTCCATGCTTTCTCGGGCCTTCATATAACGACCGAGTTGCTGATAACTGATGGCGATTTTGAAAAGTGCGTGATCACTCTTATTGTTTTCCGCAAAAGTGAAGACTTTTTCAAACTCGGTAACTGCAGATTCATAATCTTCCAAAGAATAGTAACATTCACCGATCCAGTATTGGGCATTATCTGCATAAGCACCGGAAGGTTCTCTTTCGATCAGAATCCGGAACTCCTGAATGGCTTCCAGAAAATCTTTATTGAAATAATTATTGAGCGCATCATTGTACGCCATGCGATACTCTGTATTTAAAGTATAACCGCGAGCCTTGGAGGAAAGGATAACGGCTGAAACTGGTTTCTTCTCAACTGGAGCAGTCTCTGTCACCTGAAGTATGGTTTTTACTTTTACCGGTTCGGGCTTGGCCTCCACAGGCACCATCTTTTTGGCAATTGGTTCCATAACCACACCTGCATGGGTTTCCAGGGCGAGTTGCTCTATTTGAATTTCAAGAGAGTCATTTAAGAGCAATAAATTCTTCATGCCTTCTTTCAAGGAATCTATTTCCCGAATCAGCACATAAATATTGCCTCTAAGATTGATAATATCTGGATCACGGGGAGTTGCGACCACTTCAATAACGGGTTGTTCAGCTTTTTCTTCCAACTTGGTTTGATAGATGGCAATCTGTGTATCCATGGCAGCGATACTGGCTTTGAGGAGTTCCACCTCTTCCCGGGATTCCCGTAATTTGACAACCTCGGCTGAAAGTGCTTTCATCTGGGATTGCAATTTCATCTGCTCAATACTTGGAGCAGGTGTGGCAGGTTCTTTTGGCGTACAAGCCATGAGTCCCAGAAGGGTTACCAGAGAAAGCGTTACGATAAGTGAATGTTTAGATATCATGCTCTTCCCAATCGATGGAATAGCTATATCCTATAAAGGAGCCAAATGAATTGGGGACATAAAGTTCAAATTCACCACTGGCACCGGGAAATAGAGATGTGTCAGTATTGACACCGCTGGAGAATACATGATGAGAGCCTTTGACAAATGCTGTAAGTTCGCGTGTATCACCACTCCAGTTAATTCTGAACAGAAAATTTACTTTCACAAAGTCAGCTCGACGACCACCAATATTTTTTACCACTCCTGACAGGATGGTATTCCCGGAGCGGTCCTTGCGTTCTTTGATGCTGCCGGATAAAACGACGTTGCCTGTATATTTGCTATCCCGTGTTTCGCCCTTGACATCCTGGGTTCCGGCCATATTTGCACGATCACCATTGATGTTCATGGGAGCACCACCTCGAGCTGCATCTCCAGCCGTAACAGCAGGAGCATCATCGGAGGTAGGAATGTTATCTACAATACGTAGGACTTGATCCCGGGAGACGGATAGCACACCAATAAGCGTTTTGACCTGGATATTATCTTTGTCCTGATCGATGACATCTCCAAACAGCTTGGTGCCATTTTCTAAATGTACTTCTTTACTATATATACTTAAGGGGTTTGTCCAGACTTCACTCTGAGTTTGAAGTTCGGTCAATTTCTTTTTGACATATTTTAATTCAGCAGCGAGACGTTTGACTTCATAGTTGATTTCGCTGGTGACAAAATCAGCGGATTCGCCAGCTTCTGGTTTCTTATTTCTAAGTTGATCAAGATTATAGATCAGGTTATCAGCTTGTTCACCACTCTGCCAGGCAGATTCATCAGTCCCCTGAGCATCGACACCTGCAGATTCAGCACGGGTTGTTGAATCACGTCGTGCTGACGATTTGTCCCATGACTCTTCTTCCGGTTTGGATTTTCCACCGAACATTGAGCACTGTACAAATGTCAGGGTTAGAGCCAATAACAGTACTTGTAAGCTGTATCGCTTCATACGCAGCCTCTTCCGACTTAACATCGCTTCCAATTTTATGCGGAGTGTAACCTGTCCTGCACCGCATTCGTAAAGAATTTAGCGAGCTAATAAAATCTTGTCAAGAAAATACAACTGTTTTTTAGGCACTTATAGCGACTACTTAAGAAAATGCTTTAAGTGATACTACATATTGTGGTTTTAAATGAGGGGGTTTCCGTATCTTGTGGAATAAAAGGGGCTAAAAGAGAGGTTTTGGACAAAAAAATCAAGGGTTTAAGTGATAATTCTCATTTTTTAGTAAAATTTTTACCAGAGCGAGGGCAGGCGACGAATCCCTCAAAATCATCTGGATGTGAAATAACAGCTCCACCAGAAGAACTTCAGTGACTGAAGAAAGCAGTTACCTTGGGAATCAGGTTGTGGTGCGATCCAGATGATCAGGATCATGTCCTTTGATTATACCTCGCATCAGACGACCCAAGATATCAGCCCCGGTAATGATTTGTTTTTGCTTACCCCACACGACTATCACATCATTGGCAATCACATCATCCTCATGATCTGCTGTTACAGTTTCAAATCTTTTGATAACCTCACCCAGGGGGCTGCTGGAATTGGAGACCACAATTGGACGGTGGGTATAATCATCTGGATTGAAAGTTTCCGGATCAAAGAGGGCGGCTCGGATAAACCCATCGGCATCAACCACAAAGCGTGGCTTTTGAAGCTCATCTATAATGACGACCCATTTCCGTTTGGATTTGTTCAACTTGAGTAGAAAAGGATCATCCACAGATTTTTTAATGGGGGGATATTCGGGTTGGCCGGATTTGACAGGCAGGGTGATAATGCTTTCCGGATGCAGGGGTTCCCCTTCTTCTCCAATCAACAGATCATCTATGGACAAAAAATTGATGGCACCGATTCCTTCAACCTGATCAATGTCATGGCTTTCTTCAACATGCCTGCGAATGAGTTGCTTCAGACTTTTCTCCTTGAAATACTGAATGCTCTCAGCACCCAGCCATACATCAAGGAGTTTGGCAGATGGTTTGGCCACAATATAAAGGATGAACTGATAGATCTTTAAAACAGGGGTAAGAATGGCAGCCATTTTCAGTGCATGTCGAGAAAAATATGCCTGAGGGATAATTTCACCAAAAAAGGTAATTAATACTGTGGAGAAGAGGAAGGCTGCCATGCCAGCCATCACTGAATTGGATAGCAGGGTTAATAGTACATTGATGCCAACATTTCCCCAAAGAATGGTACTGAGTAGAAAATTTGAATCTTCCCTCATTTTTAACACTTTTTGAGCCTCACGGCTACCATGGCCTGCTTCAATCTCCAGTCGGAGCCGTGGGACACTGAAAAAAGCAAGGTTCAAACCCGAGAACATTGCTGACTGCGATAAACAAAAAATGATCCCCAGCCAATTAAGCCATTCCATAATCACCTCGTTTTTGTTTTGAAATATGGATCACTATTCTACTCCCTTTCTTTGCGTATGATGCACCCTCTTAGCGATTAGGCTGGGTCCGTTACATCTTTCTTTAAATCAACAGTCAGGTGCTGGGGTGCGATTTGAAACGTCTCAAAGGGCATTTCTATCTGAGCATTTGTAAGCTCCTTAAAGACGAGTTCACGTAAATTCAGGCGCTGCTGGGCATTGTCCCGTTCGTCATCCAGCCAAACCCGCAATTCCAGAGCATTATTGTAATCGTTTAAGGATGTAACCACCACTTGTGGCGGTGGGGAGTTTAAAAACTGTGGTTGGCTTGCAATCATGGACAGTAAGATTTCCCGCACCTCATCAATATCTTCATTCAGTCCAACGGTAAAGCCAATATCCAGCCTGAGGTGGGGAAAGTTTGTGTAGGAGATCACCGTCTTTGTCATGATTTCGGTATTGGGAACCGCTAACATTTTGCCATCGTTGGTGATGATTCGTGTAGAACGCAGTGAAATTCGCTGGACACGGCCATAGCGACCTTCGATCTCAACCAGGTCATCAATAGTGAAAGGACGGTCAAGAAAAATCAGAATACCTGAGATGATATTCGATAGCATATCCCGGGCAGCAAATCCAATTGTCAGTCCGAACACGCCTAATGATGCAAGCAAAGCCGTTGTTCTAACCCCGGCTGTTCCAAGGGCCACCAGCACGGCAACGGTCAGAATACAGGCCTTCAAAACGGTTTCAACAAAAGCAGCACTGGTTTTATCCAGACGGGTATTCCATCGCGGAAGCACCCAGCTTCTTATAATGCGCCAGAAAATCCAGAACAGGAGTAGCACCACCCCGCCAACCACAATGTTCATCAAATATTTACCCAAAAGGGGGCCAAGTCGATCTGGATCGAAATAATCAGTAAGTTGTGTTAAAAGGCTCTGTATTAATCGTACCACGCTATTTATTCCTCATGTTAGGGGTTTTAATCAGGGGTCCATTCACAGCCGTCGAGATGTCGATCTGAGCCAGGGCCAGGGCAGGAGCAGTTTCCAGCAGTGGGGGTATCGCCTCAAGCGCCTTTCGATAGGGTGTCCAGGAAGCGCTCTTGAGAGTGTCCTCAAAAAACAGCCATTTGAAGGCATCATGCTCATGATTGAGTTCAGGATCTTTAAACTCGACCTCAGCAATAAATGCCGGGACATGAATGATCTCATCTGTAGCGTGTAGATAGTAAGATGAGACATGATCCAGGGCATAGAATTGCTGGGGAGTAAACCCGGTCTCTTCTTCAAGTTCACGTAAACCTGCTTTCCAGGCTGCTTCACCAGATTTGATTTTTCCGGCAACAGGTTGCCAAATTCCAGGATAACTATTGTCAGGAGCACGCCTCAGCAACAGGAAACACAAGCCATTATCGCTACGGGTGAAGGGGAATACATCGATATATTTTATCATTGTGGATGAGACCCTTGCTATTTCAAAGCGGGGATTCGATTCCCAGCCTTTCGCACTGAATCATTCTGCTTCTGCAGTATAATCACAGAATCACCAATGATCTCCAAAGAAGCACCCCAATGAGTGGCCAGCCATGTCATGGTATCTGGGGAGAAGAAAATAACATGGGTTTCATCTTTGATATAATGCCAGGTTGCAAAATCAAGATCTGGTAAACGCAGGCTGGTCATGATCCCGAGATATCCCTGGGGTTGGAGGCAGGACCAGAGACGGTCAAGTTCTACAAGGGGCTTATGGAGATGCTCAACAACCTCAGTCGCGGTGATAAAGGCATACTTCTCATTGAAGACCTCCTGTTCAGGAGTATAAAAGCTATCATAGTGGGACATGGTATGTCCCTGTTCTTCGAACATACGCTTTAACAAAGGACCTGGACCAGAACCAAAATCAAGACCCGCGGAGTTCACAGCAATTCGATTGAACATGGGCTCACTCATCTTGGTGAGAAATTTACGGTAACGTAGGTCTTCGAAATCATTCTGGTGAAACTCATAACGCTTAAATTCCTCATCCCGACTCAGGTGGGAGTCTGGATGTGCAAATACCAACTCACAGACCGGACAGTGCAGATATTCGCGCTTGGAATCTCGGTGAAAATGCCCTGGTGTAGAGTGGAAGCAAAGGGGGCAGGGTTGGGGAGTATTTACAGTCATCAATAAAAAATCAGGCCAGGATTCGAATCCTGGCCTGTTCATTATAAAACATTATGGGTTGCGGAAATTAGAATGGCAAAGGCTCGTCGTCTTCACCACCAAAGGGGTTGCCACTGGGAGCTGAACCACCTGAAGGTGCTCCACCGCTATAGCCGCCACTATTTTCCTGGCTGCGTCCACCACCTTGTGAGCCAGCACCACTGCCACCTCCAAGAGGAGTTACGGTCAGGGCCACTATTTCCGTTGTATACTTTTTAACGCCATCTCGATCTTCCCAGGAGCGTGTCTGAAGACGACCCTCAACATAAATCAGGGAACCTTTGTCAAGATAGTTTGCCACAAACTCTGCAGTTTTGCCAAAAACGACAATGCGATGCCATTCAGTTGAATCAATATTGTTGCCACTGGCATCTTTGCGTGTCTCATTGGTGGCCAGGGTAATATTTGTGACGGCAGTCTGTGCAGGAGTATATTTCAACTCAGGTTTTTGACCCATTCTCCCCACGATGATTGCTTTATTAACACTATTCTTTTGCATGCTTCCTCCACTTGACCCCGGAGGGTCGTTCAAATATCTCGATTAATCTAATTAATTATTGATGTTTCGCTGATCCATTTTTCAATATCGGCAATAATCCAGGCTTCAATTTTGTAGCCCCTATGTTTTAAGGCTATCGCTTCCCAAATACCACCTGTAACCGCGGCACAGGGCTCATCAAAATTTTTAAGGTCTTCATCCTCGCCCAATACAGCTACAATTCCATCGTCCCCCTCATAAACCGAAGACATATCTGGAAACCGGGGACCTTTGGTCAGATCAACTGGACCAATCAAGGGATTTTGCGTCGACAGATTTATATGATCCTTCACCGGCTGGTTTGAGATCATATAGTGCACTCCCTTAAAAAGGAGAGTGACATATCGAAGATCTTGGTCATCCAGCTCAGCAACCCGCTCCCGGCCAATAGCGATGTCCTTTGAATACGAGACAATTGTTCCCCGGGGAAAGGCTTGCTCAAGCCTGCCATGAAATTCTGGTGCACAAAGAATAATGCTGTTTTGGTTCATTCCCGAGTTGAGTCCTCAGAATCCATCACATTGATTTCAGGCTCGTCATGATCCTGTGGCAAATCATCTATGATGAGATCGTTTTTGGAAAAATCCACTATACGCTCGTCACCTGAACTACTATCTCCCTCAAAAGACTCCGGGTCATCCTGGCTGGAGAATTCTTCTTCAAGGACTTCCAGATTAGTCCTGAGACTACTCTTTAACTTGATAAGAATCGAGTCCCGCTGAGCCATCAGCCTGCGAATTTCATTCTGAATTTGAGTAATATCCTGGTTGGCAGCAAAAAGTAAAGCCTCTTTTTCCGTATTGGCTTTTCGGATGATGATATCGGCTTCGTTTTGGGCGTTTTTCAAGGTCTCCTGGGCGGTCTTCTGTGCCAGGAGCAAAGTCTCCTTCAACCTGTCCTCGACATTCCTATAGGTGGTCAACGCAAGGCGGGCCTCTTTATTTTCTAAATGGATTTCATTGGATTCACGAATAAGGGTTTCGAGCTCATCGGCAATATTTTCAAGGAAATCGTTGACCTGATCCTTACTGTAGCCCAGAGGAGACTGTTTAAATTCCTGGTCTTTTATATCCTGTGGGGTTAAACGTCCCATAATTGCCTCCTCATTTAATATTCCCTGTCTCCAAATAGTGCGGTTCCCACACGAATATGGGTTGCACCCTCTTCAATAGCGATTTTAAAATCGCTGGACATGCCCATGGATAAAATAGCCGTCTTGCCACTGGTTCCGACCTGTCTTGCCACCTGTTCATGAATAAGTGTCATCTCTCTAAAAGCCTGTCTGATACGTCCAATATCCGTAGTGAGTGGACCAATGGTCATCAAGCCTTGAAATTCAAGATGAGGCTTCTCAGCACAATACGCGGCCAGCTCCATGGCTTGAACAGGCTCAACCCCCTCTTTATTGGATTCGCCAGAGATATTGATCTCCACAAGAACAGGTATTGTCAGTTCTTGAGCACCAAAGCGTTGATCAATAGCATCCGCAATACGTGTGGAATCAATCGTGTGGATGATATCAACCCTGCCAGGCAGGTACTTTACCTTATTGCTCTGGAGATGCCCGATAAAGTGTCTGACGATGTCTGGGGGATTAAACCCGGGAAATTTATCACGAACTTCCTGGGCTCTATTCTCCCCAAAATCACGCAACCCGGCCTTGTAGGCTTGTTGCATGTCTTCCACGGGCTTCCGCTTGCTGACACCAATCAGGGTGATGTCCTCACTGGCCCGACCAACCCCATGAGCAGCTTCTGCTACTTCATCTTGGATCTGGCTCAGCCGTTCAGCAAAGGTTGAAGGTCCCACGGAACAACTCCCTTATTCGGCTGGCGGTGCTTCTCCCTCACCGTCAAAGATATCTTTTTGCTCAACTTCAGGGGTTTCTCCCTCAACAGAATCAATTTCTGCAGGGTCTTTCTCTTCCTGAACCCGAGTCACTGCAGCAATGGAGTCACCGTCGTCCAGGCGAATCAATTTGACTCCCTGTGTATTCCGACCAATACTGCGAATGGAGGAAACCGGCTGGCGAATGAGCACGCCACGACTGGTAATAATCATGAGGTCATCATTGTCCACAACTTCCAGGAGAGAAACCATACTACCAACCTTGGGTGTGGTCTTGATGGTGATGATACCTTTTCCTGCGCGATTCTGGACACGATAGTTGATCACTTCGGTGCGTTTGCCAAAACCATGCTCAGAAACGGCCAGGACGGTTCCTTCGCGACGGACGACAATCATGCCCACGACGCTATCATTATCGCCTTTGAGTTCAATACCCTTAACTCCCATGGTTTTACGACCGGTGGGACGAATATTGGTCTCGCTAAAGCGAATCGACATGCCATTTCTGGTTCCCAGAATAATGTCATTTTCACCAGAGGTGATCTGTGCATCAATGAGGTGATCATCTTCACGAATGTCTATGGCAAAGATACCACCCTTCATTGGACGGCTATATGCTGTTAAGGCGGTTTTCTTTACCAGACCCTTGGATGTTGCCATGGTGATAAATAGATCTTCTGAGTATTCTCTTACGGCAATATAGGCCTGGACATTTTCGCCCTGATCCACACGCAGCAGGTTGATCAACGCACGTCCGCGGGTTGCTTTGCCAGCCTGTGGAATTTCGTGGACGCGTAACCAATGACATTTTCCACGATCTGTAAAGAACAGGATGTAGTCATGGGTAGAGGCCGTAAAGAGATGCTCGATAAAATCTTCATCTCTGGCCTTAGCCCCCGCTGAACCTCGACCACCACGGTTTTGACGACGATAACCACTCACGGGATAACGTTTGATAAAACCGTTATGAGTAATGGTGATCACCATCTCTTCTTCAGCAATCATATCTTCAATAGTGAAATCCTTGGCGTCAAAAACGATTTCTGTTCGTCGTGGATCACCATAACGCTCCTGAACATCACGAAGTTCCGTTTTAATGATTTCCATCCGGAGACCTACATTGTTGAGGATCTCGTTCAAGCGGGCAATCAACTTGAGTACTTCTGTATACTCATCAATAATTTTCTGGCGTTCCAGACCGGTGAGTTTCTGCAAACGCATGTCCAGAATGGCTTGAGCTTGAATCTCTGACAAACCAAATTTTGAGACGAGGGCCACTTTGGCTTCGGGTGGGTTTTTTGAACCTCGAATGGTCTTGATGATGGCATCAAGGTTATCCAGCGCGATTTTTAAACCTTCTAAGATGTGAGCTCTGGCTTCGGCTTCTCTGAGTTCAAACTGAGTACGCTTTACAATGACTTCGTGGCGAAATTTGACAAACTCAGCGATTACCTCTTTCAAGGTTAGCACCCGGGGTAAACCATTCACCAGTGCCAGCATGATGACACCAAAGGTCTCCTGCATTTGAGTATGCTTGTAAAGCAGATTCAGGACAACTTCTGGAACCACATCGCGTTTTAGCTCGATCACAAGCCGGATACCGTCTTTATCTGATTCATCACGGATATCTGAGATACCCTCAACCTTTTTGGTTCGAACCAGCATGACAATTTTTTCAATAAGCGAAGACTTGTTGACCTGATAAGGGATTTCAGCAATGACCAGGCTATAGCGCCCATTCTTATGCTCTTCGATATTAGCGCGGGCACGGACGGTAATCTTTCCGCGACCTGTTTCGTATGCTTCACGAATACCTGAAGCACCATAAATAATTGCGGCTGTTGGGAAATCAGGACCCTTGATATGTTCCATAAGTTCTTGAACAGTGATTTCGGGATTGTCGATTTGAGCGACGATGGCATCCACCACCTCATTCATATTATGAGGGGGGATATTGGTGGCCATACCGACAGCAATACCACTTGAACCATTCAAAAGCAGGTTGGGAATGACTGCAGCCAGTACGGTGGGCTCTTTAAGGCTTTCATCAAAGTTGGGAATAAATTTTACGGTCTCTTTTTCAAGATCCTTCATCATCTCACTGGAAATCCGCTTCATACGAGCTTCTGTATAACGCATGGCCGCAGCACTATCACCGTCAATTGATCCGAAGTTACCTTGACCATCTACCAGGGGATAACGCAGGGAAAATTCCTGGGTCATGCGTACCATGGAATCGTATACAGCAGAATCACCGTGGGGGTGATACTTACCCATGACGTCTCCAACAATACGAGCACTTTTACGATACGCTCGATTATATCCAACCCCCAACTCCATCATTCCGTAAAGGATACGACGGTGAA
This window harbors:
- a CDS encoding NUDIX pyrophosphatase, which produces MIKYIDVFPFTRSDNGLCFLLLRRAPDNSYPGIWQPVAGKIKSGEAAWKAGLRELEEETGFTPQQFYALDHVSSYYLHATDEIIHVPAFIAEVEFKDPELNHEHDAFKWLFFEDTLKSASWTPYRKALEAIPPLLETAPALALAQIDISTAVNGPLIKTPNMRNK
- a CDS encoding tetratricopeptide repeat protein, producing the protein MISKHSLIVTLSLVTLLGLMACTPKEPATPAPSIEQMKLQSQMKALSAEVVKLRESREEVELLKASIAAMDTQIAIYQTKLEEKAEQPVIEVVATPRDPDIINLRGNIYVLIREIDSLKEGMKNLLLLNDSLEIQIEQLALETHAGVVMEPIAKKMVPVEAKPEPVKVKTILQVTETAPVEKKPVSAVILSSKARGYTLNTEYRMAYNDALNNYFNKDFLEAIQEFRILIEREPSGAYADNAQYWIGECYYSLEDYESAVTEFEKVFTFAENNKSDHALFKIAISYQQLGRYMKARESMEHFLSEYPDSELANQARDFLKGNR
- a CDS encoding MotA/TolQ/ExbB proton channel family protein gives rise to the protein MDFATIIGLLFGSGLIGYAVFEVSQVLPNGVMTFVDVQSLMIVLGGTIAATAMAFPVKEVLSLYTNLWAVFKGDNHNDSDTLRELVELAAVARKGTADLEKATDGIKDWFMKDGVQMIVDGLPEEDIRNIMETRVVNRELREDAEANVFKTMGVFSPAFGMVGTLVGLVAMLFAMGAPSDGSGGNDDPAAKLGQSMGVALITTFYGALFANLFFLPVAAKLRSRIDKRNITQNMIIDGVVMLKVKKHPILVREFLNSYLAPRDRVYED
- a CDS encoding DUF21 domain-containing protein; this translates as MEWLNWLGIIFCLSQSAMFSGLNLAFFSVPRLRLEIEAGHGSREAQKVLKMREDSNFLLSTILWGNVGINVLLTLLSNSVMAGMAAFLFSTVLITFFGEIIPQAYFSRHALKMAAILTPVLKIYQFILYIVAKPSAKLLDVWLGAESIQYFKEKSLKQLIRRHVEESHDIDQVEGIGAINFLSIDDLLIGEEGEPLHPESIITLPVKSGQPEYPPIKKSVDDPFLLKLNKSKRKWVVIIDELQKPRFVVDADGFIRAALFDPETFNPDDYTHRPIVVSNSSSPLGEVIKRFETVTADHEDDVIANDVIVVWGKQKQIITGADILGRLMRGIIKGHDPDHLDRTTT
- a CDS encoding tetratricopeptide repeat protein, whose product is MQPTYIILTILLFGLTAFGQTNPGSLLYDIGIRIEDTTKLDPDLNPDTLDSPELLGQQMELEEELNRYQHKLAETEVRLRYQTQVIDSLQTEIAQIRAAGETDRALLSTRITSLVGQQENARKTPDFTPGESQSSDSVFAELHTPWKHANVTTAPAIQTYSGPRMSEREEQAAYRSGLTKYHQELYYQAIEDFNNIVRSGVDVTMRANAQYWVGRCYFEKGLYDEAISALEQVQRFENSDKLDDALVMIGLAFKNKNRLPEAKLAFQELVSRHPGSEYLTLARRFVQE
- a CDS encoding mechanosensitive ion channel family protein, whose amino-acid sequence is MNIVVGGVVLLLFWIFWRIIRSWVLPRWNTRLDKTSAAFVETVLKACILTVAVLVALGTAGVRTTALLASLGVFGLTIGFAARDMLSNIISGILIFLDRPFTIDDLVEIEGRYGRVQRISLRSTRIITNDGKMLAVPNTEIMTKTVISYTNFPHLRLDIGFTVGLNEDIDEVREILLSMIASQPQFLNSPPPQVVVTSLNDYNNALELRVWLDDERDNAQQRLNLRELVFKELTNAQIEMPFETFQIAPQHLTVDLKKDVTDPA
- a CDS encoding flagellar motor protein MotB; translation: MAIEPKKKQQQDEGGWLTTYADMMTLLMTFFVLLFAMSTLDPVKLEQFGDSTKKDKGSAKKSKKVSLSQINKEVKKLVVEQELSSQVTVSMNARGVTLGIASDLAFGSGTAILSGPIKSFLVKLVSTMEKATYAIAVEGHTDNDPIRSSQFPSNWELSAARSSAVIRYLTEQGIAADKFRAIGFGDTVPLVANDTRANKAKNRRVDITFLTIG